One stretch of Croceibacterium atlanticum DNA includes these proteins:
- a CDS encoding phosphopantetheine-binding protein — MTSQGAVNPMTADSCAFQSADPILREVLRDVLGLTQERVAEFDADTGLFGHLPELDSMAVAGLLTEIEDRLDIVIEDDDVDGDMLETYGALLSFVEAKRKQG, encoded by the coding sequence ATGACTTCCCAAGGGGCCGTAAACCCGATGACTGCCGATAGTTGCGCCTTCCAGAGCGCTGATCCGATCCTGCGAGAAGTCCTGCGGGACGTGCTGGGCCTGACGCAGGAGCGTGTTGCCGAATTTGACGCCGATACCGGCTTGTTCGGGCATCTTCCGGAACTCGATTCCATGGCTGTCGCCGGTCTGCTGACGGAAATCGAAGACAGGCTCGACATCGTGATCGAAGATGATGATGTCGATGGCGACATGCTGGAAACCTATGGGGCGCTGTTGAGCTTCGTCGAAGCCAAGCGCAAGCAAGGTTGA
- a CDS encoding class I SAM-dependent RNA methyltransferase — translation MSETEEILRVAAKGDGVTASGKHVAMAAPGDLLLADGSLREGPHHVAPPCRHFGKCGGCQLQHFDEETLGDFVRDRVVLAAHGQGMEAEKVYPPHLSPPRSRRRATLRAINGGGRPVIGFNEAGSHRVVDMRECHVLAPELFAMVEPLRVMLGRRKGRYALEIELVRCDQGVDCSIKGLELGGLEETEALLDFCRDKGLARLMLDQGYGPEVFWEPDPVTVTLSNVPVDYPAGAFLQATPDGEAALTAAARDWLGGCANVADLFAGLGTFAFALAGSSRVIAAEAARDAFLACRSAAGRARLPVEAVHRDLFRNPMRAKELEGFDGVLLDPPRAGARSQIEQLAQSGVSRIAYISCNPSSWARDGRILMDAGFRLAELRPVGQFRWSTHVELASLFLR, via the coding sequence GTGAGTGAAACTGAAGAAATCCTGCGCGTCGCCGCCAAGGGCGACGGCGTTACCGCGTCCGGCAAACATGTGGCCATGGCCGCGCCCGGCGATCTGTTGCTGGCTGATGGCAGTTTGCGCGAAGGGCCGCATCACGTTGCGCCGCCCTGCCGCCATTTCGGAAAATGCGGCGGATGCCAGTTGCAGCATTTCGACGAGGAGACGCTGGGCGATTTCGTGCGCGACCGGGTGGTTCTGGCTGCACATGGGCAGGGGATGGAGGCGGAGAAAGTATATCCGCCGCACCTCTCCCCACCGCGCAGCCGCAGGCGCGCCACATTGCGCGCCATCAATGGCGGCGGCCGGCCAGTTATCGGTTTCAATGAAGCGGGATCGCATCGCGTCGTGGATATGCGCGAATGCCATGTCCTGGCGCCCGAACTTTTCGCCATGGTCGAACCGCTCCGGGTGATGCTGGGGCGGCGCAAGGGACGCTATGCGCTGGAGATCGAACTTGTCCGGTGCGATCAGGGCGTCGATTGTTCGATCAAGGGGCTGGAGCTAGGCGGCCTGGAAGAAACCGAGGCGCTTCTCGATTTCTGCCGCGACAAGGGTCTGGCCCGGCTGATGCTGGACCAGGGCTATGGCCCGGAAGTTTTCTGGGAACCGGACCCGGTCACGGTGACCCTTTCCAATGTGCCGGTCGATTATCCGGCCGGTGCATTTCTGCAGGCCACGCCCGATGGGGAGGCAGCCTTGACCGCGGCTGCGCGGGACTGGCTGGGCGGATGCGCCAATGTGGCGGACCTGTTCGCCGGTCTGGGCACCTTTGCCTTTGCTCTGGCTGGATCGTCGCGAGTGATCGCGGCGGAGGCGGCGCGCGATGCCTTTCTGGCCTGCCGTTCGGCCGCGGGCCGGGCGCGTTTGCCGGTAGAGGCCGTGCATCGCGACCTGTTCCGCAACCCGATGCGCGCGAAAGAACTGGAAGGCTTTGACGGTGTCCTGCTCGATCCGCCTCGTGCCGGGGCGCGCAGCCAGATCGAACAATTGGCGCAAAGCGGCGTTTCCCGGATAGCCTATATCAGCTGCAACCCTTCCAGCTGGGCCCGCGATGGCAGAATCCTGATGGATGCCGGTTTCAGGCTGGCCGAATTGCGCCCCGTCGGGCAGTTTCGCTGGTCCACCCATGTGGAACTGGCCAGCCTGTTCCTACGCTAG
- a CDS encoding hydrolase 1, exosortase A system-associated: MSRRHIQFACETEQLLGTLDDAPGTTGLLMVTGGNETRAGAFSGQAQLAARIASAGHPVFRFDRRGVGDSSGKNGGFRESGRDIAAGFAAFFQERPDMTRVVGFGNCDAASALMLFSGGGCHSLVLANPWTFEEDDGALPPEAIRARYAEKLRNPRELLRLLGGKVSISKLAGGVLRAMRPAPPPTNLAQEIASGLEAFDGPARILLAGRDRTARAFLGVWNADDPRLSIRPDADHAFSDQGSRDWLFAHLLEALA; encoded by the coding sequence ATGAGCCGGCGCCATATCCAGTTTGCCTGCGAGACGGAGCAACTTCTCGGAACGCTGGACGATGCACCGGGGACCACGGGCCTGCTCATGGTCACGGGCGGCAATGAAACCCGCGCGGGCGCGTTTTCCGGGCAGGCGCAACTGGCCGCCCGTATCGCATCGGCCGGCCACCCCGTCTTCCGCTTCGATCGGCGCGGCGTGGGTGACAGCAGCGGAAAGAATGGCGGCTTCCGCGAAAGCGGGCGGGACATCGCCGCCGGTTTCGCGGCCTTTTTCCAGGAACGGCCAGACATGACGCGGGTGGTCGGCTTCGGCAATTGCGATGCAGCCAGCGCGCTGATGCTGTTTAGCGGTGGGGGATGCCATTCGCTCGTCCTCGCCAATCCGTGGACCTTTGAAGAAGATGATGGCGCGCTTCCGCCCGAAGCGATCCGCGCGCGCTATGCCGAAAAGCTAAGGAACCCGCGTGAACTGCTCCGCCTGTTGGGCGGCAAGGTATCCATTTCCAAACTGGCAGGGGGCGTGCTGCGCGCCATGCGCCCCGCCCCGCCGCCGACCAATCTGGCCCAGGAAATAGCCAGCGGGCTGGAAGCTTTTGACGGGCCGGCCCGCATCCTTCTGGCCGGTCGGGACCGCACGGCCCGCGCTTTTCTTGGCGTGTGGAACGCCGATGATCCGCGGCTTTCAATCCGACCGGACGCGGATCATGCCTTCTCGGACCAGGGATCGCGCGACTGGCTCTTCGCCCATTTGCTGGAAGCGCTAGCGTAG
- a CDS encoding GNAT family N-acetyltransferase has protein sequence MAVTAVSYHDTVNDLQGLPFTASGPFSRPEWFALLEASGARPVIALARDGDDAVALPLMQQGSGLDILTNWYAFTWTDLATNHVRREALLGDLARSLATRASRITLSKLPDEDGTASRFERAFRKAGWTVFREICDTNHILTLAGHDYADYLAGRPGKLRTTLKRKAKKVEVEILEHFDADGWASYEYVYGHSWKPEEGDPALLRRFAQQEGAAGRIRLGLARHDGEVIAAQFWTVENGTAYIHKLAHLESAKPLSAGTTLTAALFRHVIDRDHVEKVDFGTGNDPYKADWMEETRPRYRLTCMRAGDPRNWPAIARSMLRKLVSGERAG, from the coding sequence ATGGCTGTGACCGCGGTCAGCTATCACGACACCGTTAACGATCTGCAAGGGCTGCCATTCACTGCGTCAGGCCCATTCAGCCGGCCGGAATGGTTCGCCCTGCTGGAAGCATCGGGCGCAAGGCCGGTAATAGCGCTGGCGCGTGATGGTGACGATGCAGTCGCCCTGCCCCTGATGCAGCAAGGTTCCGGGCTGGACATTCTCACAAACTGGTACGCCTTTACCTGGACCGATCTGGCCACGAACCATGTCCGGCGGGAAGCATTGCTGGGCGATCTCGCCCGCTCGCTTGCCACCCGGGCGAGCCGCATCACCCTGTCAAAGCTGCCTGACGAGGACGGCACGGCAAGCAGGTTTGAACGCGCGTTCCGCAAGGCAGGCTGGACGGTCTTTCGCGAGATTTGCGATACCAATCATATCCTCACCCTCGCCGGGCATGATTATGCCGATTATCTTGCCGGCAGGCCGGGCAAATTGCGCACCACGCTGAAGCGCAAGGCGAAGAAAGTCGAAGTCGAAATTCTCGAACATTTCGATGCAGATGGCTGGGCATCTTACGAATATGTCTATGGTCATAGCTGGAAGCCCGAAGAAGGCGATCCCGCCCTGCTGCGCCGCTTCGCGCAACAGGAAGGCGCCGCTGGCCGTATTCGCCTGGGTCTTGCCCGCCATGATGGCGAAGTGATTGCCGCGCAGTTCTGGACGGTGGAAAACGGCACGGCCTATATCCACAAGCTGGCCCATCTCGAAAGTGCGAAGCCTTTATCGGCCGGCACCACGCTTACGGCCGCCTTGTTCCGGCATGTGATCGATCGCGATCACGTGGAGAAGGTGGATTTCGGCACGGGCAACGATCCCTACAAGGCTGACTGGATGGAGGAGACGCGGCCCCGTTACCGCCTGACCTGCATGCGTGCGGGCGATCCGCGAAACTGGCCCGCAATCGCCAGGTCCATGCTCCGCAAGCTTGTTTCCGGCGAACGCGCTGGCTAG
- a CDS encoding acyl-CoA ligase (AMP-forming), exosortase A system-associated produces the protein MPITPDPLPRPIDHLTECGRDEDPALVLRKATLSWKDLRRRVALLAGWLADRVPERGARIASWAAKGELTCLLPLAAARAGLVHVPVNPLLKRAQVAHILADSGAKLLIGTPARLATLEDGDLPVDCLPLGEDTALSEVASAEKMLAPSCADPSDLAAILYTSGSTGRPKGVMLSHANMWLGAASVASYLGMEADDVTLAVLPLSFDYGQNQLFYSWYCGASVVPLDYLTPRDVTKSCARHGVTTLAAVPPLWVQLVELDWPQDAVTSLRRLTNSGGALTVDLVRALRTMFPQARLFPMYGLTEAFRSTFLDPALVDTHPTSMGRAIPFAEILVIDDQGQLAKPGEEGELVHCGPLVAQGYWQDEERTAERFKPAPAMSEYGGMAVWSGDRVRRDEEGLLYFVGRRDAMIKSAGNRISPQEIEDAAMATGLVAEAVALGVPDERLGQAVHLIVRGSGDEDGLRAALKRELPNFMQPRVVRWLEAMPLNPNGKIDRAALQAMEAA, from the coding sequence ATGCCGATAACGCCCGATCCCCTGCCACGCCCCATCGACCATCTGACCGAATGCGGGCGTGATGAAGATCCGGCGCTGGTCCTGCGCAAGGCGACGCTTAGCTGGAAGGACTTAAGAAGGCGTGTCGCTTTGCTGGCCGGTTGGCTGGCCGACCGCGTGCCGGAAAGGGGTGCGCGGATCGCCAGCTGGGCAGCAAAGGGAGAACTCACTTGCCTGCTGCCGCTCGCCGCCGCGCGGGCGGGGCTGGTGCATGTGCCGGTCAATCCGCTGCTCAAGCGGGCGCAGGTCGCGCATATACTTGCTGATAGCGGTGCGAAATTGCTGATCGGCACGCCGGCCCGCCTCGCCACGCTGGAGGACGGCGATCTTCCGGTCGATTGCTTGCCTCTGGGTGAGGATACTGCCCTTTCCGAAGTCGCCTCTGCCGAGAAAATGCTTGCCCCGTCCTGCGCCGATCCATCCGATCTGGCCGCGATTCTCTATACCAGCGGATCAACCGGGCGGCCGAAGGGCGTGATGCTGAGCCATGCCAATATGTGGCTCGGAGCGGCCAGCGTGGCCAGCTATCTCGGGATGGAAGCGGATGACGTGACGCTCGCTGTCCTGCCGCTCAGTTTCGATTACGGACAGAACCAGCTGTTCTATAGCTGGTATTGCGGGGCCAGCGTGGTGCCGCTCGATTACCTGACCCCGCGTGACGTCACGAAGTCATGCGCGCGTCATGGTGTGACCACGCTCGCTGCCGTCCCGCCCTTGTGGGTCCAGCTTGTCGAACTGGACTGGCCCCAGGACGCCGTGACGTCACTGAGACGGCTGACCAATAGCGGCGGTGCCCTGACAGTGGATCTGGTAAGGGCGTTGCGAACCATGTTTCCGCAGGCACGGCTTTTCCCGATGTATGGATTGACCGAGGCGTTCCGCTCCACCTTCCTCGATCCCGCACTGGTCGATACGCATCCGACATCGATGGGCCGTGCCATTCCATTTGCGGAGATATTGGTGATCGACGATCAGGGGCAGCTTGCAAAGCCGGGGGAGGAAGGCGAACTCGTCCATTGCGGCCCGCTGGTCGCTCAGGGCTACTGGCAGGATGAAGAACGAACGGCGGAACGGTTCAAGCCAGCCCCCGCAATGTCCGAATATGGCGGCATGGCCGTCTGGTCCGGGGATCGCGTCCGGCGGGACGAAGAAGGGCTGCTCTATTTCGTCGGCCGGCGGGATGCGATGATCAAAAGCGCCGGCAATCGCATCAGCCCGCAAGAGATCGAGGACGCAGCCATGGCAACAGGCCTTGTCGCCGAAGCAGTTGCATTGGGCGTGCCGGATGAAAGGCTGGGGCAGGCTGTGCATCTGATCGTGCGCGGCAGCGGGGATGAAGATGGTTTGCGCGCTGCATTGAAGCGGGAACTGCCCAATTTCATGCAGCCGCGTGTGGTTCGCTGGCTGGAAGCCATGCCGCTCAACCCCAATGGCAAGATTGATCGTGCCGCCTTGCAAGCGATGGAGGCAGCATGA
- a CDS encoding bifunctional ADP-dependent NAD(P)H-hydrate dehydratase/NAD(P)H-hydrate epimerase — MAAIDQVLSVAQMRAAEQSLIDGGETVESLMDCAGKGAAEWVWRVAGGRSVTVLCGPGNNGGDGYVIARELLRRGLPVSIVAPLEPATDAARAARAAYHGPFAEMGKGGVFVDCLFGSGLGRPLSDELAALVCRLAEDHATRVAIDLPSGIESDSGQPLNDGLPDYDLTISLGAWKYAHWLMPAMQAMGERRLVDIGIGRVADAGTMIRRPHLPTPARDAHKYTRGLLAIVGGAMPGAAMLACRAAAHGGAGYIKLFADHHPQCAPDELVIDTSPLEHALADRRIAALLVGPGLTRDDAAQHRLSAVLARDLPTVLDADALVLLRPAMLAARTAPLILTPHSGELAQLFSAFGIEGEDRIGHLHELARKSGAVVAAKGPDTLVAAPDGELRIARPAPSWLSTAGTGDVLAGLIASRLANGAAPVDAAAQAIWLHGEAAHQAGPVFTPSDLVRSLAGAYAACL, encoded by the coding sequence ATGGCGGCGATTGACCAGGTCTTGAGCGTTGCGCAAATGCGCGCCGCCGAACAGTCGCTGATCGACGGCGGCGAAACTGTTGAAAGCCTGATGGATTGCGCCGGGAAAGGCGCCGCTGAATGGGTCTGGCGCGTGGCTGGTGGCCGCAGCGTCACCGTGTTGTGCGGCCCCGGCAATAATGGCGGCGATGGCTATGTAATCGCACGGGAATTGCTGCGTCGCGGCTTGCCGGTGTCAATTGTCGCGCCGCTGGAGCCGGCGACCGATGCGGCGCGCGCGGCAAGAGCTGCCTATCACGGTCCATTCGCAGAAATGGGCAAGGGCGGTGTATTCGTCGATTGCCTTTTCGGCAGCGGGCTGGGGCGGCCGCTTTCAGATGAACTTGCCGCACTGGTTTGCCGCCTGGCGGAAGACCATGCCACGCGTGTGGCGATCGACCTGCCCAGCGGGATCGAAAGCGATAGCGGCCAGCCATTGAATGACGGCCTGCCTGATTATGACCTCACCATTTCGCTCGGCGCGTGGAAATATGCCCATTGGCTGATGCCCGCCATGCAGGCCATGGGGGAAAGGCGTCTCGTCGATATCGGAATTGGCAGGGTGGCCGATGCCGGCACCATGATCCGTCGCCCACATCTCCCCACACCAGCGCGGGATGCGCATAAATATACGCGCGGCCTTCTCGCAATCGTCGGCGGGGCCATGCCGGGGGCGGCCATGCTGGCGTGCCGCGCGGCTGCACATGGCGGAGCGGGCTATATTAAGCTGTTCGCGGATCACCACCCGCAATGCGCGCCGGATGAATTGGTAATCGATACTTCACCGCTCGAACATGCCCTGGCGGATAGAAGGATCGCCGCGCTTCTGGTGGGGCCGGGACTGACGCGAGACGATGCGGCGCAGCACCGTCTTTCCGCTGTGCTCGCCAGGGATTTGCCAACCGTGCTCGATGCCGATGCGCTGGTACTGTTGCGGCCCGCCATGCTGGCGGCACGCACGGCTCCGTTGATCCTGACGCCGCATTCGGGCGAACTGGCGCAGCTGTTTTCTGCCTTTGGGATTGAGGGGGAAGACCGCATTGGCCACCTGCATGAACTCGCCCGCAAATCGGGTGCGGTTGTGGCGGCAAAAGGGCCCGATACGCTGGTCGCCGCCCCGGATGGCGAATTGCGAATCGCACGGCCCGCGCCAAGCTGGCTCTCCACGGCGGGGACCGGGGATGTGCTGGCGGGGCTGATTGCCAGCAGGCTGGCCAATGGTGCCGCGCCGGTCGATGCCGCAGCGCAGGCAATCTGGTTGCATGGAGAAGCTGCGCATCAGGCAGGCCCGGTTTTCACACCTTCCGATCTGGTCAGATCCCTCGCAGGCGCCTACGCGGCCTGCCTGTGA